A single Oncorhynchus nerka isolate Pitt River linkage group LG10, Oner_Uvic_2.0, whole genome shotgun sequence DNA region contains:
- the LOC115135623 gene encoding steroid hormone receptor ERR1-like: protein MSSRERRSELYIKAEPSSPDGGGGGRASPGGASSDSSQSGGGGNRRDGVGRYSPHLYTPALRCHFKEEGGDGAEEGSTGSGGGRCKYALSTLPKRLCLVCGDVASGYHYGVASCEACKAFFKRTIQGNIEYSCPASNECEITKRRRKACQACRFTKCLKVGMLKEGVRLDRVRGGRQKYKRRPEVESATYQSAALPLRKEGEKGSSSIIVSHLLVAEPEKLFAMPDPLQPDTAQRTLTTLCDLADRELVVIIGWAKHIPGFLSLSLADQMSVLQSVWLEVLVLGVAFRSLGCEDEVVFAEDFVLDEEMSRVAGLTELNAAVSQLARRFRSLQLDREEFVMLKAIALTNSDSVYIEDIEAVQKLRDLLHQTLLELECQRRPEDPQRAGRLLLTLPLLRQTAGRALTTFYSIKTRGGVPMHKLFLEMLEAMMDSP, encoded by the exons ATGTCTTCCAGGGAGCGTCGGTCAGAACTGTACATCAAGGCAGAGCCCAGCAGTCCagatggaggtggtgggggcCGGGCCAGCCCAGGGGGAGCCTCCTCAgactcctcccagagtggtggaggtggaaaTAGAAGAGATGGGGTTGGGCGCTACTCACCCCATCTGTACACCCCAGCCCTGCGCTGCCACTTCAAGGAGGAGGGTGGGGACGGGGCAGAGGAGGGATCCACAGGTAGCGGAGGAGGGCGGTGCAAGTATGCCCTGAGCACGCTACCTAAGAGACTGTGTTTAGTGTGTGGAGACGTAGCCTCTGGCTACCACTACGGTGTAGCCTCGTGTGAAGCCTGCAAGGCCTTCTTCAAGAGAACCATCCAGG GTAACATTGAATATAGCTGTCCGGCGTCAAACGAATGTGAGATCACCAAGAGGCGCAGAAAGGCTTGCCAGGCGTGCCGCTTCACCAAGTGCCTCAAAGTGGGCATGCTGAAAGAGG GAGTCCGTCTGGACCGAGTCAGAGGAGGGAGGCAGAAGTATAAAAGACGTCCAGAGGTGGAGAGCGCGACCTATCAGAGTGCCGCTTTACCGCTTAGGAAGGAAGGGGAGAAAG gaTCCTCCAGCATCATTGTGTCCCACCTCCTGGTGGCAGAGCCAGAGAAACTGTTTGCCATGCCTGACCCCCTGCAGCCTGATACGGCTCAGCGCACACTCACCACCCTCTGTGACCTCGCCGACCGCGAACTGGTCGTCATCATCGGCTGGGCCAAACACATCCCCG GCTTCCTGTCGCTGTCCCTGGCAGACCAGATGTCGGTGCTGCAGTCGGTGTGGCTGGAGGTGCTGGTGCTGGGTGTGGCCTTCCGCTCCCTGGGCTGTGAGGATGAGGTCGTGTTCGCTGAGGACTTTGTCCTTGACGAGGAGATGTCTCGCGTGGCTGGACTGACAGAGCTCAACGCAGCCGTCAGCCAGCTGGCCCGACGCTTCCGCTCCCTGCAGCTGGACCGGGAGGAGTTTGTCATGCTCAAAGCCATCGCACTCACCAACTCAG ACTCTGTGTACATAGAGGACATAGAGGCGGTGCAGAAGCTGAGGGACCTCCTTCACCAgaccctgttggagctagagtgCCAGCGACGCCCCGAGGACCCCCAGCGGGCGGGccgtctcctcctcaccctcccccttCTCCGCCAGACGGCTGGTCGCGCCCTCACCACCTTCTACAGCATCAAGACCCGAGGCGGCGTGCCCATGCAcaaactcttcctagagatgcTGGAAGCCATGATGGACTCGccctag